The genomic DNA aaaagcaaatgataattaataataaaaataatcatgattCCTTCCTGTGAACCAGTTTTGTCTAATAGCCTGGGGACTCCAAAAGGGCAGATAGGATAGCTGATAACTCTGAGATATCTTTCATTGTCCGAATTCCAGGTCACACATCCGTAAAGGGACTCAACACAGGTGACAGAGGACAGTGTGGAGAATTCATAGCTTTAATAACAGATCGGTAAGGGGTGGGGATGCCAGTTTCTATATTGGTACTAGTCTCCAAAAGCTGACTTCCTTTGTCTAAGAGCTAGACAATGCCCGCTTAATTTCTGAACCCCAAaacttaattattttcttctcttcggACTTTCTTAAAGATAATCACATCTTCCTATTTTTAGTTCTTGCCTTTAAGAAATCCCAGCCCTTTAATGATTTGCTGCTCACAAGCACTCTCACAATCTCTAGATTTGTAGGAGTGATATCAGGTATGTGTGGAGTGGAGTAATGAGCTTTCTACCCATGGGACTGCGGAAACTCACGGTGAAGAGCTCCTACCACGGTCTGGAATGCAAAACCCAGAATTCTTCTTCTAGGATCAAGGCGTCCCTGACTGTAGCCCCATCTGGTTCTGGGTGAGTGTCATTGTCTCCGCTATCTCCCTGTCCCCACTGCTTCCTCTGGTCCATCTTAATGTTTTCTCACGCCAACCTCTACCCTCAAATCAGTCCCAAACTAGTCACAGGGTTGCTGGCCTACTTACTGAACGCAAAGCCACAGAACAAAGAGGCCTGAAAGAAGCTGGACTAGAAAGGtagctggggagagaggaggccCTGCATCTGAGGGGAAAAGATGCAATTTCTCTAAATCCGGCAAGAAGACTCGGGCATCGTCCAGAGCTGTCTGAGCTGCCACAGTAAAGTTAGGGTCACCAGAGACTGAAACATCAAAGACGCAAGATTGGAAGTAGGCGTCTTCCACGGGAAGCCCTTCCTTACACAGCCTTCTGGCAGTGTCGATGGCTATAGCCCCTCGGCGACTGCGCTCTGAGCGAGAGAGTCGCTGACTGGGAGGGCAGCCGCCAACACACAGCTGTAGGTCCTGCTCAGCGGAGAAGGCCCGCGCCACGTCCTCGGCTACCCTGATGGAGAAGGAGAGCTGTCCAGCTGTCTGTCGAATGATTATAGTTGTCCCAATATAGGCAGCTCGGATCTCCACGTGGCTCCCAGGGTTAGCAGTTTGAATGGACAAACTCGAGCCCCCAGGTCGGTCACCTCCATTGATAGAACCGTCTTCAAAGGCTGCAGGAAGATTGTCCACCTCGGCCTGGTAGACTTTCTGGTCAATGCATTCCTGCATGTTCTTAAATATGATGGTAATCTGTGCGGGCAAAGAGGAAAATAGTTTATTAGGACTCAGTTTATCTTTCCCTCAATCAAGCAGCTTTTATTGTTAGGGATCTGATCCCAGCAGACGCAGGGTGTCTCCACGGCCCTTGATCCGGTCCCCTATTGCCTTCCAGTAATACCTGACCCCTATCCAACccctcattccttttttttttttttttctcaatctcAGCCAGGAAAATAAAGTGTCCCTTCTGACTCCTCAGTTCTCATAGCCTGGCTGCCACCCCAGCTTCTTCCTCAGTGTTAcctgcattttaaataaaatcccCATCAAGAGGAACTGATCTACAGGGGCAAATGTTTGATAAGAGGCAGCCATTCAAGATGGGCGGGACTATTTGGGGAAGACAAGGAACCAGGAGCTTGGTGGCTGAGGAGTGAGAACAAGGAGTGGTGTGCCCGGTGGACCGGGAGAGGATTTCAGAAGGTGGATTAGGAGGGAAATTGAATCCCTGACCTTCCGGGTGGTGGTAGCGTTGGCCCCCGATGCCACGGGGGAGCTGGTGGCCTGAACAAAAAGGAAGTCGTTATCCAGAAGGGGCCAAGCTCCTTGGACGCGGCATGTGTGAAAGTGGTGGTAGAAGCTGCGCACGTGGGGATCCCCGAACGAGGCGCAATGCAAGAAGCCCGGGGCCCGACCGTGCAGCCGGGAAAACCGGGCCTCGTAGTCACAGGGGTCTGGGGTCGGGGGTGCTGGGCCAGCTCCGGGAAGGGCGGGGCCCCGGGCCGGGGGCGGGGCCGTGGGGCCCTGGCGAGAGCAGTTGTGCTGGATCATCAGGTCCTCGATGCCGTGCACCGCTGAGTGGAAGGCGAGGTCCCCGCGGCACGTGCGGGCTGTGCGCCGAGTGCAGAGCGCATAGGAGCGCAGGGCGCGACACAAGCCACCCGAGGCCAGCCCACCACGGCCGCCTCCACGCTGCGTACCCGGTGAGCCCCCTTCCCGAAGGCTCAGAGTGGACGAGACGTACTCGGCATTGCAGCGGAGGATCTTGCACTGGGAGTGAGCTGAGGacggaagggagaggaggacagtgAGACGGTGCCCAGACGTAGGTTCTAGCCAAGTCCAGAACGCGCCTAATTGCCAAAAGGCATCCTCCATCCCAGCTCTTCCTAGCACCCAGAGTGGGCGCTTTCCCAGTCCCAACCTTCAGCCCCCTCCTCCTcgcctccttccctctttttctctacTAAAAAGCGTGTAATCCAGTCGGACCTTTCCCCCTTACGGTCCAAGGACTCCATATGTGTCCTTCCTCCAGTTAAACGGGGAAACAAGACAGGCCTCTTTCAGAGTGACTGGGATTCAGCACCCCTTCGCCCTCACTCACTGATGCTGGCATGCCCACCCCTACCCGGCAGCCTACCATCTAGAGGTGCCCAACCCTTCCCTAACCCTTCCTTACCCTGTCCACAGAGGAGCAGCAGTAGAATGAGGGTGCTTAGAGTTGGGGGACCGCCATGGGGGAACCAGGGACTAAGAGGCTGGCCTCGATCCCCCATACCTATCCAGCCAGATCCCCCCAGGCGCGGGTTCTTCCCAGCTGATGAACCTCCTACCTAGTGAATTTCGACAGGCAGTTCTGTGACTGGAAAAAGAAATTTGACTGGGtgtggggaaagagaagggtTGAAGACGGGTCAAGATGGTGTGGAGAGAATCTGGGGAGATCAAGACAACAATTATACAGACTGGAGCTTGGGAAGCAGGAGGCTTCCAGATGGTGAGCTTGGCTAGTGAGCCTCTGAGCCCTGCTCCTGTGGCCACCTTCAGGTCCCTTGTGCAATACCCctaggtgggggtggagggaaggtTGAATGACCTCCGTGGGCAGAGTCCACAGTATTGCCTCATCCTGACTACCAAATAGCAGATTTGTCAGAAATGGAGGGATTCCTGGGGAAAGTGAGTTCCTGATCATTTCAGCGGGTTCTCCTGAAGCCTTGGGATctgaaaatgctttaaaaacataCCTTTTATATGTAACTCCCAATCACGAGAGGCCGGCCACCTGCCatgtctttttcttcattgtgttAGAAGGGCACAAAGGGTAAATATCTTAGACAAGTGCCTTCTAGAATGTCATTTTTCCAGTGAAAAGGGAATCAGTCTCTTAGCCACCCTAGACGACTGGCATTATGATCCCTCTCTCATCACATAGGATACAAACCAagcatttaaattaatattttttttcctgaagaacaACTCTTTCTATTATCCCCCGTGCACCCCCTCCAGCCTTTGCAAATCCTGAAGTTCCTGGTCTTTTAAGGGGGGCAGGTATTGGGGAggatctctctccctttctcctgccAAAATCCACTCTTTGGAGTAAGTCTATATATAATTGGGCAAGAGTCCTGCAAGGGGTCTTGAGTTAGAGGCTGGGAGTGTAACTCAGTGATAGGTGAGTGTTTACCATGCTcaagggttcagttcccagcattatCCCCCAACTCCCACTCCAAAGTCTCAGTGTAATAAAGTGCAGAGGGAAATAAGGGCCGGAGAAGAGGCAGCATTAAACTCCAAGTAGACATGGCTTGGAAACCAAaacaatgaggcaggaagagtggCGGTGGGGTATTGGTAAGGAGAAATCCTAGTTTTCAGAACAGATGTCTGTAATTTTATGAAATTCTAGCCTCAACCCAACGCTTATCAAAGCAATTTCAGTTTCATCTGGACTTACTGTTTCCCGAGGTCAAACATGACTCTGATACCCGACTCTCCAGCCATAGTTGCCTATGCTGTTGGTCTGCTCCAACCAGGGGTCCCCCGTCTCTTTCTCCATGTCTCTCCCAGTACCCCAGACTGGCTGTAATCTTACTGAGGTCAGAGAGCCAGAGAAGGTTTGGtgtggagagagggggaagggagagtaaATGGCTGGCCCCAGGACTCGACAgctgagaggaggagggaggtggcCACTGAGTtgacagttttaaaaatagctaaGTCCAAAATTCCAGGAGCGTTGGTGGCAGTAGGGTGTGGGAGTGAAGGCAGTGAGGACGATAAGCAGAATGGATGAAATATGGAATGTTGGGTACCAAGTGAGGGAGAGAGTAAAGAAACATGACAGCCAAGTCAGATATCCAACTCCAGcttgtgtgctctctctcttcgTGGCCACTCTGCTCCTCCTGCATTCTCAGTAATGAGCTCCTGGCCTTTAAGAATGGCAGGGAGCTGTTGACTGTCTTTCATTTACTCTATACTGAGTATCCCATTGAGTTTCCACCGATGGTATGTGGTGGTGTCTGGCTTTGAAGGTGGACAGCAAGCCTCATTCATGGACCCTCCCTGTCTCTGCCGAGTATTTCAGGAGCTGAAAGGCTCAGCTGTCCGGAGGAGAAATCGGAGAACACAATTGTTTGGGAGGAGGGCTTATTCTGTCTGTCCAGCTGGAATCTCTGCAGCTGTCCACCCCATCTCCACCGTTTCCATGATGCTAGTTTATGCAACAATCCTCCCTCCCCCTCATCAATACATACAAAAGTCTTAAGCTTCTGGGTCTCGGGGAGTATAGGATGACAATAACAGAGGAGAAGCAGGCGGTTTGGGGGCAATAACAGAGGCAAAGGCGAAGAATTGGGGGAGAAGCTTTTGAAGACTACTTGATCcatggggaaggggaggtgggtggagggatggagagagaagagagtcaaGAATAGACTTCTGTAGAAAGAGTCTGACTTCCTGAAGATATTATTAGAAGGAATTTATTCCTGTCCTGTTTTTGCACCTGTAGGCATTTCTGGGGTCACCACCCCTCAGTACTCGCCAAGGGAAAGCAGCACAGGACTGCGAAATAGTGTGTCACCAAAGCCTCTGGCCCTGTCAGCTAGGACCCGTGTAATGGGAGGACCGCTGACTCCTCTAAGTTGTTTTCTGACACccacatgggtacacacacacagatacacacgcaCATATACGGGGAGGGGTCGCtaaataatgtaaaaatctgCTGTATGGTCTTGTATAATTGAGAAAAAGCTACGAAAGATCCTGttacaaacaaacagcaaatgtCATGGTCCCACTGCAGCTtgggttcaggtcctgagacCGGGAAGGGGCATTGACTGCAAGAAATGAAATGTCCAACCACTAGATGAGTTTCACACAAGTGGCTGGCCCAGAAAGGCTCCAGcatctttatttatacatcaAAACAAGGATGTTTTTCCATGCTAACAAGTttttcccatcctccaatgttAACTTTCCGCAAAAACAAATATGTCAAATATGTTTTCTCCTAACTTTTATATCAAAaaatccttttttgttgttgttgttttggatttttcgaggtcagggtttctctgtagaccaggctggcctcaaactcacagagatatgcctgcttctgctgggattaaagacatgccaccactgtccggcttcAAAACATCTTTAAACCAAAAACACTTACCATTTTGCTAACTTGGTCAAATATGGAGCCAGGTACATCCTAtctttacaaaactaaaaggtgGTAAACAGGCACACATTTTCAAGAACAACAATATTATTCAAAGCTTAACAaagcatatttacagaaataggggTGATCTGCCTCCCATCCTGTCAGCACTGAATCAGGACAGCTCCCAGGTTCTAGAGAGAGAGCTGCCATtcccagaccaaaaaaaaaaaaaaacagaagcatcaGCTCCCAAggaattttaggggaaaatattcgaggaaaaaaaaatggggtcaCCAAAAAAACTGCCAAGAGAATCATCAATATTACAAGAAAGAAGAGAGCAGGCAGGCCTCGAGGTCCCAGCAGTATTCTGTACTGTCCTGAAGTTCACTGGTTCTTGTCTAGTGAGATTATAACCGTGAGCTTTGCTTCATTTAGAGACCCATTGGACAAGAACTCATATACTGGTCCGAAACTAGGCCACATGGCTCCCaacaagaaactgaaaacaaaaacatttcaatcTGATTTTGATCAATCCCTGTTCTAGAACAACTTACTAATTTACAGGAACTTTGGGAAACATCAAATGGATCTCCAAGGTGCAAATTCAGATCGCAAAGATGCCCTACAGGACAAATAGCCTGGTTCAACAGTAAATTGAAACAAAATTGGAGAAGGAAGGGTTAGAATGGAGATGACATCAAAGGACTGGGGACAGCACCCAGAGGTAAGCATTAGCCTAGCATGCCAGGGCCTGATGTTTGATCCACTGGGGGAAAAAATCAAACAGACACAGCAATCGAACAGGTGAATGTGTTCAAAGAAACTGAAACTTAAATTTGATCTCATCAAATCTCTGTAAAAAGAACTGTCAAAGGATTTACTGAAAAAGAATGACTTGGAGCACAGAAAGATGGATTCAGATGGGAGACAGAATAGTAAATTTCTGGCTAATCTAAGTATTTACTCTATTGTTAAAAATGACTACTTTGgtccagtggtggtggcacacacctttaatcccagcactttggagacagaggcagtgggatctctgagttggaggccagcctggtctacagaatgagttccagtacaggttacagagaaaccctgtcttgaaaaaccaaaagaaaaaaaaaattacttctttgcctcagtggttaagagtattggctgTCCTTCTAGAGGGCCAAGattggattcccagaactcatattgtaattcacaactgtctgtgaccaTGGTCCTAGGGGATCCAaggccttcttctgacttccaaagcCACTGCATGtaggtggtacacacacatacatgcaggcagagcacccATAcacaagaaaagaggaaaaaaacttACTTGgttcaggcatggtggttcagGCTGAAGTCTCCCACCCCTGCAAACTCCATAGAAATATTCTATAGTCTGAGGAAGGAATATTGAGCGCTTGAGGCTAGCTAGCCTGGcttacagagaccctgtcttaacctTCCTCTCCCAAAACCAATCCTAGCTGTGGGAATAAAATGAAGACTAACAGAGGACATGGTAAGAATTGTAATTAAAACTCTGAGATTCTCACATTGTTTGTGGTGGTTAGGATGAAGatacccataggctcatatatttgagtgcttagtcatCAGTTATTttggaaggactaggaggtgtggcacagctatggctttgttggaagaagcgTGTCactgaggtgggctttggggtttctaAAGGCCCTGCTTCTATGGATCGGGACTTACTACTCTCATTTGcagctctagcaccatgcctgcctgcctgcctgctgccacactccccaccatgaagataaaGGGGGATAAGCCTCTGAAATggtaagcaagccctcaattaaatgctttgttatatgagttgccttggtcatagtgtctcttcacagcaacagaacagtgggCAAGGCATTGTTAAGAAGAGTAAGTCCAGGAGCTGCCCAGCAATGTTTACCACTTTTAACAATACCACTTTTTTTAAGCCGTAAAGAAGCTTCAGCTAGGAAAGATTATGAAATAAACGGAGTGTCTGAGGCAAACCTGTCCAGACTAAAAATACTCCATGGGTGTCAGGGGGGAGCCACATTGGAAGGCATGGAAAAGCTCAGACAAGGTTTGAGAAACTTGGCAAGGAGATGTTATTGATTTTTAGTCAGTAAGAAAGAAGTCCTAGGTGATgagggatgtctttctgtatatgtgtttctcttattggttgatgaataaaacattgtttggccaatagaagcaggaagatagggggctaggagatgaggatgctgctggggagagaggcagagaggtgctGTGAAGAGAGCCATGcagccgccaaaggagtaacgGATTGGGCATTcttcagtaagccaagaccatgtggaaatacatagatttatagaaaggGGCTAATAATTCAGACAGAGCTAGCCAGgaagaagccttagccatcagccaacattttaataattaatataacgtctgtgtgtttatttggggctgaagataggcgggacctggcaggaaagaaactccagttacACCTAGGGGTAGCAGTCACAAGACACTCTGAAGCAGACCAGAGGAGTAACCATAAAATTGAAGTGCTTGCCAATACTGCTTGGCGTCAGAGCCTCTCTCACCGTGCTGAGAGAGCAGAGTGGCAGCACCATCAAGCCTCACAGCTATGAGACAGATCTTAGTCTGCTTTTCAGAGGAGTGCAGACGCCCAAGGCTTTATAATCTTGTTATAAATATGAGAAGTGGCACACCCTATTCAAATCCAGGGTTAGCTGGCCTAGAAGTCAATACTTTGTATCAAGGTGGCTTCAGTAGTAGATTCACCAGGGTCTGTGTTTAGGTGACAATCAACAGGAAGGATACAGACTCAGACCCTTGACGTTGGGAGGGCAGAGAAGGCAATCTCCAGGACGGTAGTTCCCACCCTCCCCAATGCTGGACcgtttaacacagttcctcactttgtggtgatccccaatcataaattatttcgttgctacttcgtaactgtaatgttgctactgttatgaatcgcaatgtaaatatctgtgttttcagatgatcttaggtgacccttgtggaGGCTTGTGACTCCCAGGTTGAGAGCTGATGCTCTAGGAGATTGTATTAAAACCTCTGGTTAAGAGAAAAACCAATCACTAATAAAGAGGAACTAGAATGGAACCCCAGTTATGTTactaactggtaatttattgggaaatatatACTCACACGAGGAATTAGTAATCAGATTTGGCACTCTGAGAAGTCCAGCATCAGATGCTTTCCAAAGCTGAACCCCGAGAGAGAGTGAGCCCGGCTCTGCCTCCCCTTTATCCTATCCTTGGCCTGGTCATCCGTACAGGTGTCAGGATCTCtacctacaattccccttttagtctaaaaaggatttaaacttgaaacaaaactaaattgtgtACAAAATGTCTTAACATATGTAAGAGCACACATCACTGTAAGTAGGGAGAAGCCTTTACACAGTAAGACGACATATGACATACAAATTCTACATCATAAGCTACACCATACAAGGATCTATAACAATATAAATTGTCTATAGTTAATAATCATTAAGGtgaatcacaagaagatataataatctacctaCATCCTAACTGTATCTATTCcatctaaactctaaagtcatctgaaagagatgtccaagcgtGAACACCTCCTCCCAAGCCCacccctaaacaataggaaactaacCCTAACTAGGTGCACATCatccttagtgtcaacagtgaggaaagggggcatagttacttcctgctgaaatgggatgacgatagcctcctggggtcctgtaggaaggaaaatgttagagtagtgaaagtcttgagtggactATCTACAACACTTGTATCCACTctgtgtttggtgggagatgcttgattaaGTTCTTGGTTGAAGTCCTTGTTTTgattgaagttcttatctgaagatCTGACCAGAATGTAATTAAAACAtgcaccatctcagctagctGCCCTGGAGTTGTCTAGAGCAATGTAATCCAAACCAAGGTTACAGTGGTGATTGTCAGTTCAAATGCATCAAGTTGGGTCCGGTGTAATCGATGAGGTGGGGACCCATTTTCTTTCCGCagagttcaaagattgctgttaggaagttcttTATTCACTGTGGGGAACTTAAACATTAATGTCAGCAGAGAAATTTcaacttttatatgtatgtatacccgGAAGGGCAACAATAAGGAAGAcaataattatgagggaatttagactttcagagaaagagccaagaatagACAATGACAGtccttagtttttttctttttctgtcttacatcaattggcttcttgatataatacagaaactctgaattttattttaacaacatgcttggatttagaggaggaaagccaaatccaactctaaagccagcgtTGGTTTAATTGGATAGagactaggaagtaaagagaaatagattttatatagagacatttttagagtttaccatatgacaaattccttttgtttgatggttctttttggatagctatcctttcttctttaggtATCTACCTATGCagtgtctttttgctttctggagatgagtcTTCCTGTGAAGATaagaacaaaacacttccctttcctttgtgaggtttctatacaattcatgagatataccttggtggatgacctgccatttctcctcatcgaggttttttccttttcaatccaaatcttgatcaactttgatagtatccaaagcttttcttctcctgtggaaacaaaggcaaaaccccttcccccaCATAACGCATGTTTGCATGTCCTGGTTTCCTTAgagaggtcaatacatctttgaagtataccggctgactCAGTTCAaaagttttttctgtagtccagtgtctttctgcagctgtttgtcctttctcattatcattaagaaagtttagtgtcaataaagcattatgtaacctgtgTTTGGTGGTCTTTGCTCCCCTGCCTGTTTACAGAGCATTTCTTTTAGAGTGCGGTTAGAGCTCTCCAgtactgcttgtcctgtgggattgtgtggtataccggttacATGCTTTATAATCAAGCATGCAATAtaaccaaggtatatctcatgttataatatttgaaaaactgttccaatttgctggagacatatgctggagcattgtcagtttttatttgtgcaggtataaccATAATGGCCATTATCTCTAACAagtgtgttataacagaatcagccttttcagagctaagatcAGTAGCCCATTGagaccctgaaaatgtgtctatagtatgatgtacatattttaaatttccaaattctggaaagtaaaacacatccatctgccaaatttcatttctatgaatGACCTTGGGATTACTGCCTGCTGgtaatggagcttgattataaaaagaacaagtaggacattttctcactatctctttggcttgttgttaagtgatggaaaaatccttttttaaacctttgctatttacatggtgtttcttatgaaattccaATGCTTCTAGCAcgcttcctattaataaacgatcaatctcatcattgccttgtgccagagggcctggcagacccatatgggatctgatgtgtgttatatTGGATGGGTCCTATTCCTGATCCTTTCTGGTAATTGTAGAAAGTGAAGTTAGTTCTGTATCCTCAGGAATGAATTCAGCGGTcttgatgtgtaaaacaactctctctgcatattgagagtcagtaactatattgagaggctctgtaaaatccgtaagtaccataagaattgcgtacaattctgccttttgtacagagttatatggactttgaactactttacttacctctcctgatttatatcctgccttacctgatttgttggcatcagtgtagaaagtagggactccagaaataggtgttttctttacaatacgtggaaggatCCAAATTGTcttctttatgaatttaattctctcggttttgggataattgttgctagtTGTTCCCAAAAAGTTACTAGGAGCCCTTTGCCAaaattcattatccttccataaggaggaaatttcctcattagttaaaggtactataatttctgctgggtcccttCCAGTCTGTTGGCACCCAGCTAGAGACCCCATGGGGCCTGGGTGCCAACACCAGTCAGCttatgaagtcttaatttgccttttagaatcaaatcagaaatcttttctgtatacgtctttagctttttattctgtttatgtggcaggaATTCCCATTCTAATATGagatcttccctctgcatcagaatccctgaagggtattctcagatggtaaaataaccagaatgcagtctacTTTTGGATCCACACGGTCTACAAGTGCGtccagtattctttttttctacccATCCTAATTATTTTTCCGATTCGGCTGCTATCAGTTCCCATTGACATAAAACATAGCCATTGGGTGTTTCTTTGATGGCCATTTTTCTGACATAGCTGCAGGGAAGACCAGTGGTGTGGgcataacaaccttaggaagGTCTTCCTGACATGTAATTGGTGTAGGTGTATCAGATTCGGAAGTATCAGATTGAAGGTTGTCTAAGGCCTGTAACCTGGTTACCATTGTCTCCCTGAGTGCTTGTACCTCCCGAATCATATAAGTTTCCAAGGATTCCTTAGAATCGTTAATTTTTTCTTGTCTCTTCATTTACATATGC from Cricetulus griseus strain 17A/GY chromosome 1 unlocalized genomic scaffold, alternate assembly CriGri-PICRH-1.0 chr1_0, whole genome shotgun sequence includes the following:
- the LOC100756322 gene encoding hemojuvelin; amino-acid sequence: MGDRGQPLSPWFPHGGPPTLSTLILLLLLCGQAHSQCKILRCNAEYVSSTLSLREGGSPGTQRGGGRGGLASGGLCRALRSYALCTRRTARTCRGDLAFHSAVHGIEDLMIQHNCSRQGPTAPPPARGPALPGAGPAPPTPDPCDYEARFSRLHGRAPGFLHCASFGDPHVRSFYHHFHTCRVQGAWPLLDNDFLFVQATSSPVASGANATTTRKITIIFKNMQECIDQKVYQAEVDNLPAAFEDGSINGGDRPGGSSLSIQTANPGSHVEIRAAYIGTTIIIRQTAGQLSFSIRVAEDVARAFSAEQDLQLCVGGCPPSQRLSRSERSRRGAIAIDTARRLCKEGLPVEDAYFQSCVFDVSVSGDPNFTVAAQTALDDARVFLPDLEKLHLFPSDAGPPLSPATFLVQLLSGLFVLWLCVQ